ggttactcaaaatatttttaattgaaataataaatagctcacaaaattaaatgattccttaactgaaactcatttactcccaatgatttaaattaaattcatgacatattaaatgtaacaaagtattttgtatttaatacaaaacttattttgtggtttttaaatcattttttcttgaattaaaacctactgcatttaatgctgaatgggaggtatgagtgttcaagccgtatatacgtcaaatcaacagtctgtgtcccttcGAGTGTGCCAGTCTATCACGTCTGCTAATAATAGTGGCCtttttctctctcctgcctttttcatccaatcacaacggttaaaagagtgttttatcttccataataatcttcggttattcagttttaaaattcacactcttctctctaaaatccccaaatcttccaatcaattcatacatccatcttctacgaaatcatcaatggcagaacaacaacaacatcaatcaccacctgctacAAACCAGCTagaggaacaacaaccacagcaacaacaaccgatagaacaacaacaaccagaacagcaaccaccaccggtcatcgatgaacaagtggtgcagggtcctttgttcaacctgcacccaagtcttgttagggctgcaaatgcaccagaacactcttccattcgcctatcgcgaggcaatgctgctcatgccctttcaattcccaaatccaaagccGACTTGGGCTATGATACGCTTATCGATTACATCCGACAATCACCACTGGCTCGAGCTATTACCGGCGTGCCTTCTCGTCTTTATCCGGCCTGTTTGGCTAGATTCTGGTATAATGCCACCACGGCCACCACTCAAcaaaacgttccatgtattcgtggcatggcgactgaaaccctagcctgctccatcactgttgatgccatccgacgtgctctccaattacctattggtccatttgttaattcaccaaccagtgatgagtttagaagagaagtactggaaattatagggtttgatggaccagtggctcatacgcccttaaggaagcagatgccacctctgtggaattacttctttggcttgctgacccattgcatcagtcagaagtccgggagctttgatcagtgctcagattttgagctgaagattggtcatgggatgatgttcaatcgaaatattgattatgccggtgaaatttacttaaggctaagggaaatggtgcttgcacccaaacgaacacacttaatcccctttccaaggtttttgagccttgtttttgaaaatgagctaggtgaagcttaccagcagattgctgatgaatcattcgacctgcctccaaaacaagggAGAATGctaaaagatgctcctgctgctccatataatgccttgacaccaggcatgcttgagtatcttgctgctcgaggtggagtgaaTCAACCGACTGCCTCTggtgctgcaccagctgagggggagggtcctcagcgaaagccagctgtaaaaaggaagaaaccagctacctcaactagtacagccaccatctcacatactggtaaaacagtagttgtattagaatctagtgctctctgatcataaagaacagccctagtcttatatactgactatctacttctagtattggaattcgttgcttaactatttcttggtaacaggaaaatccaaacgagcaaaagctggctccaagcacaccacaggggagattgcaccagtctcaactgctgctcctgcaaaggatgtggctatggaacctagtgcgtttctagaccaaacagcagaaaattctaacataattaaaaatcttttaactgctgacttgaaaaatgtaagtggagttaaaggtataaccctggctcccaagctgactggttttaaaactagtgttaagaagagtagcaactcatactcttctagccagacacttctacatttttctaaattgaacttaatgctatatcctctgctgacagtacaaccaacagagcacatacctgacccccaaagcaaacttgagctgggtcctcatcgtgttgaaccagctcaggatactgcacagccattatgttactcagatcatgataagagtctcactcccacatcattaccagccagaactcttacactatctgggtcaacatgtgtcgccaatgagtcagcagaatcacagctgtacttacagacaccttattctgtctcattcgaagggctgaccaaatcaccagtctgtccccagagacaaaCAACAGAtgtaattgttgagtcaaatttatttggttctatagttgttaacataaaatgttctattgtttcagttcttagcagggtagatgaacaggcagagggggagcaagttaaagatgttattattcctactgagcagattgatgcctctgctactggtgttggtgctattgtttctcctactggtggtgctgatgctagtactgttgcttctacagctgctggtgtTACTGCTCTcagtattgctgcttccactactgcacctgaagtggaagatgaaatcatagtggatcctactgttcttaaaaaggtaattgacaatattgtcaaggatgttctacttgatgaacctgtctctgaaccaaagggtgacattgcgtctgctgctgctaccgatgcacagaatgttattgtggatgctagtacttatgctacttttccatctgatgttatcatggatgctggtacaagtgctacttttccatctgattctggttcacagggtaatactgttctggagggtcttgattttgttaatgctggctatgttggctatgtttccaaagagccaaaggtggatactgatgctactagtgttattccggatgtttctgatcttcaatcgagacactttattactgtggattccactggtaatctacaggtgtctgattccacaccggatactttctttaaaggtgctgtagatgctgcttcttcacatactgcacagtcacctactactgctactggttctacagaacccgttatggatgctggtacctctgtttctgccaatactgactcttctcaggctactatttctgctgagaagaaaccatatgtgtgccaggtgccagatcctgatgaagttgtacctaacttcatctatcggggagcgtcTATCACTCACAGAGTTGCTCTGCcggtggatcagctaactattgaACCTCAAACTGCTATAGTCTCAGCCAGTAAATTGCCTCGtgaagagctgactgaactattgtctcagcttgatcgaccagctagagaagaagtttatgagaggctggctactttagaacagatcaacgagcagccatattatcactactttggcatggctccagctgcttctccatggcctggtacatgggggcctttcaagttcatcagagatcccactactggtaaatatgttatgcagaatattcctgattcgccggtaccttctgattcatcagcttcttcctcatcatcttcttcttctgatggtgatgctgataaaggtactggtaaggatgaactagtcactcatgataatgtgactggtactaAAGACAAactagtggatctcactgatgatgctgttaatgatgctgacaagaataccagtggttctaaaccttcgggtgaaggtaaaaatgatggtgatcatggtgacgagtcagattctgaccttccacctccaccaccccacggaggtagttctgtgttagctgctactgaccacccctcaaccagctatgttaaatttaatgctgatgaggtggccgACATCTCCACCcaggctgtctataagacactcgcagaagttacacctgatctacaaaacaccattcgcactgctattgttgatagtgtgactgaagccatacgtaacgctgggcaagttaccacttccaatattgaagcccagctcagacaagtatgtgcctttgcagatcttgcggtggatgccattgtcagacaacatgaagaggaggaggacttaaagaaacgaatcatctctcacaatgagtacactgaggatattgcccgtcttcaagcagatttggacgctgctaatcgcaggattctttttcttaatgaagaaaatacggtgctacatgagagattcgattagcaggaacagcaaatggctaacatgattcctgcttctgcctatgttcGAATGGTTGAAAATATGCAACGACTGGCTACCCTTCAAggtgatgttagggccattgttgaacagctgactatgggtgttgcaaggaatgaagttaggtcttccaacctccttcttcgacaatttggcgtggatcctggtgcccatcttactcctgaagttgctgactggaacaattttgcattctctgttccagattcagatagtgaccttgatgcacaggtctcccctgttcatttttctgcccctgctgatgacaaaaagggggagaagaaatctaaaaagaaactcaaaaagagaaaacaatcagagggggagcatgagcatgaaaaggctccaaaacaaccaaggagggatggtgattgtgatggtggtgatggtactactggtcaagactctggcactaagcccagcaacgctcatactgaagctgctgtacaggcagctggtgaatctcaacccagtgtgtctaccacattagtggatgatattggttctggcagtaagcccagtgatgtttctgcattggctgttgctgaagcttttattgtctctcaaactattgaaagaagaatgaaaagaaaactggagagacatcagaagagacatcaagaattaaatgatgccttcaatatcaaatgggatgcctatgttgctcttaaacgccacagaattgagcataggagatggctgaccccaaaaaagagggacattgatgatgacctgattggcattgataaattcaaaaaggatgcacgaaaaagaaatgctaaattcatggtcaaatacgacaaaaagagggcaaagctgtatgctgagcgacagacaggatcaaacggatgactcctgaagaaatgaaagattatcttgcatctactgagtcagggggaggagttagagctgacattgttatgaagtggttagatgctatgttagaaaccagctcatcttctcgcccaacatcttctgcacagccagctacacaacataagccagcagaaataatcaatcttgatgatgatgatattcagggggagcatcttgctatcgttccctacctgcctccacttgggccagtatcaacacaagaaccatcagctgaacccatgctcatagataaacaaagggtgaaatctgctcctagggacaatcagcccctaaggaaaggacccttatttgaggcagctaatgaagatactgaggtggttgtaccagctgatactaatcagtcagctggtactgaagatacatcaaggagtgctgtgaatgaagacccagccagaagtgtgctgctgggtgttacaagtgttgaagacccagccaaggtggttgagctgggtgctaatcaagatgatgatacggttaatcctgctgactttacagtctggggtagtggagatcacttatttgttcaatcacctatctctccccagaccctcacttattttaacagaacaaaggataatcgtgtcaatcagtttcgagtgagttcatctggcataggtgaatcaatcatgtatcatccatcttccccaaaacatcatggtaaacacagaacttgggaagatgattcagttacccgtggtgagccagacttatttaaaatgaatccagatgaaagagatgcttacaggctggagatcactgtacaagaattgcttgagcaaagataagctactattaatgaaaggatacgccaagttagattgctgcgtcatctccttgatcagccactctatatCACTGccctgacttatggcattgaaattggtgtatacttaaacaacagtggtcaaaggctctctactgatgaggagaaagctcaatttcaagaggctcaccagctgggtatggatctaagggagtatcgtactgcccttagaactgaagagggcagaaagatgattgaaacagcaaaatccctgaaaatcactgccgacgattatttgttgggcctacaagctgaaattcaaagaagggaggctgctgatgctgaacttgctgagagggtaaggcttcaagacatagaagacaaattggctactgatagaaagcaagaggccgaGTCCCTAAagttagccaaagccattgtcaaagaacaggataaggcacttaatgagatggaagctgctgagaaagcacctgctactgctcctatagaatctgtccgtaccattgaatttcctgattattattataggagtaggtatggtgatgtgatgaatagaagatccaatcccagcaggatcatcaaagtgaacagagggacaaaaagagctttcaatgtcataagggagaataaggtttaagaaagaataaactatgacgagttaagatcccttggatttagtgaatggatggagatcttggagtatttcattggtaaaggtgaaagtactatcaaaaatacacttaaatcttaACTCCaagctcttcaagaaagcaaccaggtttgggaatgcaccagtggtgaatgtagaagaagtcctttctcaaaagcctaaaggaaagcaatctactggtgaaggaccaactggaagaggccccatcattctacctcctcatatccctgtatttgaccctgctgatgtaacgtatctgttccctgaagcctggagaatcaaacaagaggagctatctgaagaagaacgagataaagataaagatagatagtctcctatgtgctcaaattgtatcttttgtttaattcacttttcattttgctgttgttgtaattactgtacatactttgttgtaatgaaagtgaaatgagtttatcttcaaatcatataaaattataagatatggataactcagcaaaagatcccaaaaacaaacttaaaaggggaCAAATTTACtgtctatttttcattaggtccctcggtgctgactttagtgttttctctatatgtcataggttttgtcatcatcaaatagggggagattattgagtccccaaaataattaaggatttaattatgacaaaactataatttatttgcactaaaatgttatgtgcagtcagcacaagtttgttcatgtatagacagcagattttgctatgtcgagtgtttagtttgctgctcagtctaccagcacaaggtagacaatgttcttcaatcagcacagaatGTGTACTCAGAAAATCAAGAACATGgtgtggctcagcaatgaagaaccagcacagctggaatgcagcttactacataagacaactatgctccattataagcatagtagtttcccgagtggtctacatcaatggtactattcaacagtagtcaaagacaaagttgaacagaaaaggacacgcatcggcggctgacaagtgaccttacaagaccacgtgagaatgcagaagtttaacgcatgtgcagacatgggttatactttgtcaaaacctagggaacacaacattctatttgtataatcaaatagtggtgccaaaccgaattggggtgttcctgcaaatagctaccaaagaggaaagaggagagcatgctctatgatatagttgtctccacaagtacagacatcctatgtactagtggacaatagaaccattacacggttaataggactactataaattgttgtatccactattgtaataactagtggtgtgagtttatttttatagagtcaaaacatgtaatagctgttagtttacctcttagctataatctaggtaatctgtatcaaccaactatcattccgccaaggatagttgtgattctttgtgattcaatcaataaagaataactgttgaaaattacctatgACTCtacttatttgcatgcttgaacactaatcgtgtttaactgttaagttatcttaaaagaaattgtattcacccccctctacaatactcctgttgttatcaagggaccaacagttaCATTTCCAAGAAAAGATGTAATTTCTAATACCTTATCGAATTAACCtgaacgagcgtgcactccgcactctccaaactcgtcattgagcttaattcgataagcctttgctttctagtaaatcccaattaactaaaatgattgttgataacactaaaaatCACCAACATATTTTCGTTTCCTCCACCAATAAACTCTATTCCAAATCCAAACCCAAATCCCATCTATGAATTTATCTCTTACTGTGATATATTGTCGCCTGTAATATGAAATAGTCTGTTATATTGATATTTAAGAGGCTTTCCATTGAACCAATTATCAATTCAAAAAAGAGTATCAGATCCATTCTTAATTCTGCTtgtgataggattagaagaaataTGGTTTAACTGTTAAGCCTGACTGTAACCTTTAATCAAGTTGATCCAAATACCATTTTTTAAACCATTAACATTTTCGATTGCACCTCTTTGACCATAAATAGAACAAATCACTTTCATCCATAAGTGATTTGGTTGAGTATAGAATCGCCAAATCCATTTAAACATCAAAGCCAAATTAAATGCTTCCAAACTTCCAATACCTAATCCATCTTTATCTAATGAAGATAAAATTGAATCCCATTTAATCCATGACATTCTCTTTATATGATCATCACCACCCCAAAAAAATGTTCTCCTTAAACCTTCTAGAGTTTGAATCACAGTTTTTGGACATTTGAAAATCGAGAGGTAATATATGCCAATGCTACAAAGTACTGATTCAATCAAAGATAATCGCCCTCCATAAGATAACATTCTATATTGCCAAGCAGATAATCTTTTCTTGAATTTATCTATCAAAGGCTTCCAATTGGTAATCAAATTCATATTGGAACCCAAAAGGAGACCAAGATATGTGAAACAAATTGAACCTGGAGAGCATCCTGAAAGACTAGCCATTTCAGAAATTTCTTGATTATTTACATTAATTCCATAAACATTTGATTTAGAAACATTTTTCTTCAAACCAGACGCTACGAAAAAAATGTTAAATATCCTTATAATGTTTTTTATTTCCTCATGATTCCATTCTGAAACAATCAACGCATCATCACCATATAAAAGATGAGagatattaatatttttaacaccAACATGAGCACCTCTAATGAGATTTTAGATTAACAGCCTTTTTAATATCTAAATGGAGTCCttccattatcattaaaaaaaatgacTCAACGGGTCGCCTTGTCGAAGACCACATTTAAGATCAAATTATTTTGTCAGACTTCCATTTACATACACCGAAGTTCGTGAAGAAGATAAACACATTAATATCCAGTTTCTCCAAACAGTACCAAACCAAGCTTACATAACATATGATCCAAATATTTCCAACTGACAGTGTCATAAGCTTTTTCGAAATCAACCTTTAGGATCATCAATTTCTTTGCATTAGTCTTGTACCAATTGATAATTTCATTAAGTATCACGGGCCCATCTAAAATTTGGCGATTAGTAATGAAAGCAGATTGCTCTTTACTAATCACTTTATCAATTACTAATGCTTGTTTGTTAGCAAGAATTTTTGTGACCACTTTGTAAAACACCCAATAAGAGAGATTGGTCTATAATCCTTTATCAATGTAGGATTAGAGGTCTTCGAAATCAATGTTAAAAAAGGCAGAGCCTGCACCATTCGACATAGATAAACTGTTGAAACTGTTGTGAAAAGATTTGACCAGATCGTCTTTAAGATAATCCCAAACTTTTTTTATGAATAGAAAAGTAAAACCATCGGGCCCCGGGGCtttgtgtaacaacccgactttttccattattatcgttacttgtccgttaaatatttaacggtgtttacttagaaCGTTATGTGTTTAatagatttaaatgcatacttgatcctattggattacttgaattaatatgttatattaatttatgaacttgttttggataacgaaataactagaaaacgatacgattaagttaatcgcttagaaagcttttcagtttacggaactcagaaaaacgacaaaataattatttttaataattattgactttaagaaaaacttatttaatttattatttatttaatgaattaaacctggtgatttcgtttcaacgactagttaatgttccggagacccggtacggttaacggcactcgaaacggaccacccACACATGAGTATCTAACAAAAATCGAGCCCGAGACCCCACTCCAAGGCCATTCGGACGAACCCCCTCATGGACCCCTTGTTGGACTTATTTTGGACTTACGGATGATCACTAGTGGCCTTTTTGTAGAATTAAGCCCTaaacccgatatatatatatatatatatatatatatatatatatatatatatatatatatatatatatatatatatatatatatatatatatatatatagcaagtgTTCATCACAAACccttatttctttttcttttcttttttggcCGATCGGTTCTCCCTCCCCCTCTCTTTGACCGTCGCCCCATACCACCACCATAACACCATCATCCACCAAGAATTAAAAGAAGTCTTGTGCTCGAAAGTTGTTCCTCTCGTCGTTCTACATACATACGTACTTGCAATTTATTATTTTGAGGTATATTTGCAAACCCTAATTATTATAAATAAGTTTTtttgtcaattacatagtgtaatcaagtctagtgctctaTTGATGATGTATAGAGTTGTCATTTATCGTTAAATTGCTCgattgatgttgtttgcatgaatcacgaatttgtatcTTATGAATCTGATAAAATCGACTTATGAACTGATCTTATTATGTGTATAGATGAATAGATCTCAAAAAGTTATTAAGTTTGGACTTTGActtcgcttgatttcgttatcgtatgctcaagttatgattaatcgaagtttcgttagggtttcacatgatatacgaattttctgagttgaGTACTTTGTGATTTAGCTATTGAAATATGTACCATTGTATtctttgtgaaaaatcatgcattttagacttaagatttgcgtcaaaagcttttgtaatgctctcggtatgtcaaaacgaagattcgtgcTTTATAGTATgctgaatctgttttcaaagttaAACGAAATGAcctagagtgaactagaaattgattgaggctttgatcttctggaatatgttattttatatgttcctTGATGTATTTCATTTGCATGTTAACTTCTGAAAATGTGAATTGACATGAGTTATAAGATTTACTTTTGTCTACGAGGTTTAATACGATAAAATTCATCAAAAATTGCATCATTGTCAATACAAGTGAACAAATTTCTCAATATATAAAATTTGacaatcatttatagatggatctTCACCCAATATTTATGATCATCAAAGCATAATGGAATAAACTTATGACTTTTACCTCCGATCTCTCACTGAAATGAGTGATTTCGGAGATGACATAAACCTTttaaaataacataataattatcTACACAACGCATTTCAAAAGCATAAAAGAAAAAGTAATACATTGGAATTGAGAGTGACCAAATTAAAACAAAAAATACGGAGAATGAATCGTACCATATATATGAACAAAAGCGTAAAAGGTGTGCTTGTGTTACCGTGTATgagaaaataaaaacaaaaagagtTCACttgttctttatatatatatatatatatatatatatatatatatatatatatatatatatatatatatatatatatatatatatatatatatatatatatatatatatatatatatatatatatatatactctgtatTTATTAGTGGCTCATATTAAAAAATTATAATTGAGTTAATTTTTAAGTATCTTTTAGTGGCTGATACGATaaaaatttaaacttaaatatACGGGGTCCTAcaattatatttagtggtgtcctgtAAAATTTTTAATGATCGTATGTAAAAAAAATTCTGTAACTAGTAGGTTCATGGGACCTCacggagatatatatatatatatatatatatatatatatatatatatatatatatatatatatatatatatatatatatatatatatatatatatatgcgttagGTAGTTTTGTAAACCATGATCTGATCTCTTCAATATGGGCAACATATTCTTTGCCTCTTATAATGACAGATTTGTTTATTGATATATATGATCTCTGTTTTTAGTAGAGATACAAACTCTACCAATGCTTAAGCCCTTTGATGAATCATGTTCATTGAAAATGAATTTTCCCACTAAATTTGATACCTCTGTGTATGCCTTTAAATTCCAAGCAATTAGTGGTAAGCTAGAGATCTCGATCCATGCCATTCTCTCGTCAACCACAAACTCATCCTTGTATGGTTTTACCACCAAAAACAAAGAGGTTAATGATATATTAGATTTGAATGAAGAACAAGATTTTTCATTACCAAATCGTAAGCATaacctgtaggattaatgtgcaaggtacaacatataactatatgaccaacttcatttgtgccttcggggtcacacacatatatacTGAggcgtcaaataatatatatatatatatatatatatatatatatatatgatgtatatatattactcaagtaacaaaatagtaaatcgaaattaattcatttactattcatatgaatagtaaatgaaacgaaattaattaatttgctattcacatgaaagcgacatgataaaaattattaattataagttacataacatacccctaaagtatttgagaaatacgactttttaaaactaaatcaaacgaaatatgatattacagaaaaagaaatcgaaaacaatatattcttttgatttgctttttgctaccaaacaaacagagtatatcatatattcatatatatatgatCGTTGGGTTATGAGATCAGTAAGAGAGAAGAGCAAAAAAAATAACATATTTGTTATGCTTTTCTTTGATAAATCTCAACATACAGAGTATTATCGattaatgtattaatataattggattatactaatacgatatttgagtttggactagcatccattgacggtcgtttgaagtgtagtgtggactatccaaagagacggtcatacttttgatcataAGTTTCTCTCCATCTCATCAATTTCTCCATGAAAGTTATATCgataactcctcttttgttttatattcatga
This window of the Rutidosis leptorrhynchoides isolate AG116_Rl617_1_P2 chromosome 7, CSIRO_AGI_Rlap_v1, whole genome shotgun sequence genome carries:
- the LOC139859474 gene encoding uncharacterized protein; protein product: MGGNRFTLLTDDGWYRISRKTNKTDANKDHKNKNDQSDVTTSFYVHKIPDHLDAKRLWILYEPYGQIVDSYIPSKRSKHGNRFGFVRFKDIVDKERFARGAHVGVKNINISHLLYGDDALIVSEWNHEEIKNIIRIFNIFFVASGLKKNVSKSNVYGINVNNQEISEMASLSGCSPGSICFTYLGLLLGSNMNLITNWKPLIDKFKKRLSAWQYRMLSYGGRLSLIESVLCSIGIYYLSIFKCPKTVIQTLEGLRRTFFWGGDDHIKRMSWIKWDSILSSLDKDGLGIGSLEAFNLALMFKWIWRFYTQPNHLWMKVICSIYGQRGAIENVNGLKNGIWINLIKGYSQA